The window gatgaaccCATTAAAATAtgcctttggagttacttttggaaagttccttggtttcattgtctgacatcgagggatcgaaattgatcaagccaaagtggaTGCCATTTTGAAAATGCTTGAGCCTCGggatattcatgaattgaaaagtctgcaaggaaagctagcataccttagaagattcatctcaaacctagctgggaggtgccaacTATTCAGTCGCCTCATGAAGAAAGGCGTTCCTTTCAAGTGGGACCAAGcttgtagcaatgcctttgaaaGTATTAAAACTTAATTGATGAAACCTCCAGTTTTGGCAGCCCCTATTCCTGGAAAGCCGTTAATACTATACATTTCGGCACAAGAAAAGTCTGTTGGAGCACTGTTGGTGTaagaaaatagtgaggggaaagaaaactccctttactacctgagcaggatgatgacaccaaatgagCTAAATTATTCGTCAATCAAAAAGTTATGTTTGGCcctagtcttctcaattcaaaagttgaagcactactttcaagctcatgtcgtTCGCCTTGTTTCTAGggcaaatcccatcaagtttgTAATTCCAAAATCTGtccttagtgatcgactagcaaGGTGGTACCTCCAGTTTCAACAATTTAAAATTGTGTACGTCcctcaaaaggctataaaagATCAAGCATTAGCGGACTTCTTGGCAAATCACCTTATACCTGATGATTGAGAGCTAACTGACGAACTACCTGATGAGGAcgcaatggtcattgaagttcaacctccatgaaagatgtactttgatggtgctgcacatCACGGAGGAACTGGTGcagtatttgtcacttctcaaggtgaagtCCTACCCTACTATTTTATGTTGACACAACTCTGCTCTAACAACGTTGTTGAGTATCAAgcactaatacttgggcttgaaatggctgtcgaaatgaagcagttgcaattgcaagtctttggtgactctcagttggtgatcaactagcttttaggtagttacgaggtcaagaaacctgaactacgcccatatcatgattatgctaaAACATTTGATGGGGTGGGTCGGTGACGTGACTATTCAATatgtgccaaggaaagaaaacaagaaggttGATGTTTTAGCTGCCCTAGCCTCATCGTTAACCCTGCCTGATCAAGCGTAAGTTACTGTCTGCCAAATATGGGTAGTACCGCCGCCAAATGAGGCTGAAGGTGAAGAAAGtgaactcaagcatcttgtcgctctttctgaagctgagaaagaagaatggcgacaacccattatcgactacttaaGCTATGGGATACCTCCAGAAAATCTGAGGAGAAAGACTGAAATTCGTCGCCatgcacctcgcttcctttactacaaagattATGGATCTTCGCCCCGAATTTTAAAGGTCTTCACCGCGAAATTTTAAAGGTGTTCACCGTGAACTTTTAGAGATCTTGACCACGAGCTTTTAAGGATCTTTACGCGAACTTTTATGGATCTTCGCCTCAAATTTTAAAGGTCTTCACCGCGAACTTTTAAAGGGCTTCACCGTGAACTTTTAGAGATCTTGACCACGAGCTTTTAAGAATCTTTATGCGAACTTTTATGGGTCTTCGCCACAAATTTTAAAGGTCTTCATCGTGAACTTTAATGGGTTTCCGCCGCAAATTTTAAAGGTGTTCACTGTGAACTTTTAAAGATCTTGACCACTAGCTTATAAGGATCTTTGCGCGAGCTTTTAAGGGTCTTCATCGCATGCTTTTAAATGTCTTCACCGTGAACTTTTAAAGATCTTCACtataaatttttaaagatattgaCCACGAGCTTTTAAGGTTTTCATCGTGAATTTTTATGAGTTTCCGCCACAAATTTTAGAGGTGTTCATCGCGAACTTTTAAAGATTTTCGTCTCGAACTTATAAAGGACTTTGTAGTTTGATAAAGTTacttctaaaaaagaaaaaaaagacaacagagtaaaacaaagaaaaaaacacaagaaaaaaaagaagaaattacCTTCGTGCCAATGGGCCAAGTCGTCAAAAGTAGAATCGATAAAGCTTGCAGACACTGTAATTGATACTAAAAGAATTATAAGCCTACGGTTTATATAGATCTTTGAAAGAGGGCTTTGGGAAGTTATTGTCGATGTTGTATATTACTACAAATTGTTTCCTACAAGGATTTGGCTGATGGAGGCGGCGACAGTTAGTGGACTTGAAGTAGGAGTTTCGCTGGCAAAGATGTCAAAGTGGATTTCTACGTAAATGAACTAAGAATACAACAAGTGAATTTAACTTATTCAAGCCTAACCACTACTGTTTTATTCTTTTGCTAATAAAGGAAACAATGAAATCTTTGGCAATGGTGGTTTAAGTGCCAAGAATTATATGCCTACGTAATTTGGCATTATTCTTATTTTATGAACTGATATTCATAATCTCAAGGAATAAATTGTGGGCACAGTTTCAACTTGACTCAGAACTCCAAATTCAATGCTACCTAAATACTTCCAAGTTTAGTCAGTAAAAAGTTTAAACACTCCGACAAGCCGGAAGTAGGGGTCATTTGtaagcatttaaattttatcgaatttAAATCGATAAAATAATGCGGACTATGTTTTaaatatattagtccaaataaatttattggctaatataattggattagttatataagtccaacatatatggattaaataaataaatctcaatccattgggctagcccatttaattgtgctaaagtgatgagcctacttcattaagcccaagatgtcatcttcctagaggcccagtttggtgtgaggtgtcaaatgacgtggcgcgccaagtcaaacggaagagccaataggattgtgccacgtgtcaaaataacaaggcatgccaagtcaaattaaagggCCAATGAAACCGCatcacgtgtgcaagtgacatgttctggccaatcaaatgcggccttgtcacacttcaatttgattggtcggaaagagtttgttcttatcataatttttccctcccacaactataaataggggtcttcataactcagaaaagacaCTAGAAGTTATAACaaaagcaagagagagctcgtggatcaaacgcttcagatttctctaaaagctacaagccttcaagtgttctaaggatttaaagatcaagacgaagattcaataacaagctgcaagcccttggattaaaaatacgtcaagatcaaAATCACACctcaagcacttggattaaaataaaataaaattcaagatttaGCTCGAAAGCTTTTTTATTTACTGTTGAAAAGTAGAATCAGAAGATtcaattgttgcaatattttttggtcttgattttattttctcgacgcaatttattgtctacaaactCTTAAACATTTCATGACTTGGCTAAAAGAGAAAGTCATTAAGAGTAACATTAAAAGTTAAAAGTTAAAAGAATTTCAAATGTAAAAAGGTGTCATTATTTTTGGAAaaagtaaaagaagaaaaatgaaatttCAGGCTAAGATTAAACGGAATCTTGATCAACTATGAAATTAGAACAAAGAAAAAAAGCCGAACTCTCTTTGTTTCGGAATCGGAAAGACGTCAACTTCTTTGATGAcgaccaagaggaggaagattgttaaattagaaatattttttttcattaaaGATTGGAGCCGATCGAATTACTAGGAGTCGATCCAACACTACAACAATGTCCCAATCTCATACTGGTTAGAATTCAGTAATATGAATCCTTAATAACAACCATTCTTCTTCTGCATTTCAGTCCAACAGTGAATAACTTTAAAGATTTGTGTTCTCTAAACAAAAAATAATATCATGAGTATAGCTTTTCGAAGAGGTCTTATCAGACTAGTAGTGAAAAGGGTGGACGACAAAGCTTTGAGCAACATAATGTTGTTAGATGCTTAGAAGATAGTTCAAACAAGGTAATCTAAAAACAAGAGGATAAATTGCACTTTATCCTTAGCATGTTTCGTCACTCTTCTTTTTTCGTGCAATGAATGTTCTTCACTTTTTTCTTTGGACTTTTAACAGTAAATATTGTTTTCGTGTGCTTGATTTATGAAACTCAAAAGTGTCCTAATTCATGCATGCAGTTGATTGAAGGTTTTCATTGCCTATGGACCAAAGAGAAGAGTCGAGAGGGCAAAAAGCATTCAATTATTCCATAGAGAGAAAGGAAGCATTTAAAGATTCAACTTTTCTCTTTCCTTTCTATACAATCATGACAATGGTGTGGAAGTCCTAATTTTCTCATCATACTTCCTTTTTATAAAGAATCTAATCGTTTCATATTTTTCCTTTCAATCATATATGGGAAATTGTTTATTAAAAAACCAACTATAGTAGAGTAGCACTCTATTTTCAGGTTATATATCAAATCTATACACTGTCTGATGTGTATTACCTCAGCTAGTCAACTGAAGtccataagaaaaagaaaaaaaatcaaatgggACAGATCCACTCAGCAGAACATATATTTCATGATCAAAATGGTAATTGCTAGTAATAAGACAGTATGTTATCTTTATTGATAAACATCTTTCCAATGAGGATCAAGTGCTCTACTACAAATAACATTCCCATCCAACAGAAAAAATAACATGTTGCTCTCAAGGTTCAATGATTGTCATTCGCATATTTATGTAGATATTATAAAGAAACATTTAAAGATTGCTAAAACTCTGAATGCAATTTACCTATATTGTACAAGACAGCTGCAATAAATCAGGGGATGGTACTGCTTCTTACTTCGTCGCTGAATTAATCAGCAGCAAGTATGCAGGACAATTGAATATGTTTCATTACCCGAAAAGTCCCAAGTCGATCTAACTTCAGCGGTCTACTTGAGGATAGATGCATCCCGGGTGTGTCAACACCAGTTCAGGTAAAAGCACTTAGTTGAAACCTCTGCACTGCGAAGATGCCCTCACTAGTCGAATCGATGAATGTTCGACCTAGTACTGCCTAGAGGAAATGTTCAACCAAAAGCTTCTTTATGCTTGTAAATCCGAGCTGTCTAAAATGGTAGTGAATGAATCCTTCAGAAACTTACTATACACAAAGTGACTGATGGTCGTCTAGAACACGGAGGGATAACACCGGAGACCCTGTCACGTTTAACTGTTGCCTTAACTATAACAATCTAACAATTATTTAACAGTTGGAGAAGTCTGATTCTGATCTGAGATACCATTGCTGAATTTTCCACTAGGATGTCGGACTTTGAAACTTCCATGTTTCACAGGTTTTGGATGAAAAAGAGAGCTCAGCATTTTTTCCAAAGACTGAGCCGTATATTTCACATATTTGGTACTTCCTTCTTGTTCAACCAATGGCCCATAGTTCTGCATGTAACTCCGGTAAACAGGCACAATCGCCTGAATGATTAGCTGGCATGTCTTATCCCGTAGGTCTTTGTCAAGCATTACCCAATTAGACTGCTTCTTATACATTTCATCAAATGCTTCATTAAAAGCTTTTAATCGTTTCTTGACAAGATCACGAGCAGTCGCACGCCCACCAGAAAACAGAATAAGACCTTCCCTGCTTAATAAAGCAGGAAGCTTTCCCCAGCTCTCTTTCAAGAAAAAGGCAGAATAGTACTCCTTGTACTGTTCATGTTCTCTTAACCGCGAATCTCCCAGCAGACCTCCAAGCTTTGTTCCTTTCAGATGCTTATATAGATGCCAGTGATTATTCATCAAGAACACATATGACAAAATAACATCTTCATAGGCCTTCGACCATGTCTCTAAATTAACGTCAACAGATCTCATTATATTCAGCAGCTCATTAATGAGGAGCCGCTCTTGAAACTTTTCGTGCTTCCAACTTCTTTCAATAATCAGAACTTGGGTGAGGATAGACTTATAATCATCCCCAAGCAGCTTATTGCAATAATCAGTGATAAAAATGATAAGTTTTGGAACACTGCCATCAGGAGGAGGCGGCATTTGCCTTTGCAACTCAACTTGAACTAGAAGTTCCCAAAAGATCTCACTAGCCCCTTCGATCACACTCTTGATTAAATCCCTAGTCAAATTTTGTATTTCCACACACGCAACTCCACCAAAAAGCCGATTGAAATCCAATCTTAACTTGTTTAAAGATGCAAATATGTCCAACAGCTTCAAAAGCTTGATAGGATCCTTCTTACTCTCTGCAACAGTTTTTCCAAATTGAAGGAATGCAAGAATGCCTGCTTGGGCAGCTATCTTAGCAAAACAGCTCATCCACACATCCAATCCTATTCTCTCAAAAACATCATTACAAAGTTTATACTCAGCTTCAAAAAGATGCTTTACAGCAAATTCTAAATGCTTACCCCACTGAGCAATGTGACTCTCTATGCTCTGCACATCATTGAACTCGGAGACCGAGATCTCTAGATAATCCAAATTAAGTGCCTGCAAACTTGCACGGACATTAGAACTCCTCACCTCAACATAAATCGATATGCACTTCTCAAGCCTGTTATTAGCAATCAATCTTCCGATTATAGCCTGTAGCTTCTGGATAACAGTCACCGGCAAAGGGGAGGGCGCAATGCAGGCTTGTTCACCAGGTAAAGCTGGAGCAGACATTGGCAACGGCATAGTATTTTCAACCAAGAGCCGCCTAAATTCACTTTCCAATCTGTCCAACGCAACCCCAAGAAGTCCTCCATCAAGCCGACCCTTTTCCTCTCCACCGTGCAATTCCCTTAGAGAAGTCAATGCTTCCTTCATACTTGAAGTAAACCTTCCATCAGCAACAGCATGGTCTTCTAAATACTCCACAATATCAGCCAACCACTGAATTGCCATCTCGCAATTCTCCCCTAAAAATCTTAATGCTTCTTCAAGCCTCTTGAGCACGCCAAGGTACCCCGGGAGGTCCGATTGAGGATCGGACAAGGATTTCTCGAGTCCATGAATGGCATCAAACACTTTGAGAACTGCAGTGGCAGGAACCACGGCACGGTTAATATGGCCACCCACAGCACCAAGGGCATCTTTCTGGGCCCTAATTGGCCTAATTGCAGCCTCCAAAGATGGCAATCTCTGAATAATCTCATCAAATCTAGGCCCAGCTTTTTCAATAGATAAACCTAAGGCTTTTGACTTCTCAAAATTTACCCTCAAAGATTTGCTTGCAGATATCAAATGTTCAATGCCCTTCTCCATCTGGGTCATCATCAAATcaaccaaaacacacaaaaccaacaAAAATCCAGTAATCCACTAATGAACCCACAGACAAATTTCAAATATCAAACAATTTAACACAAAAAGAATGTATCTTTATGCAGTGTACAGAACAAACTTGAATAAAAAAAAAACCAATCTTGGGTTCTTATAAAAGTGAACTTGGATCACTTTTCTTCACCCAACTTCACCAAACAAAATCAAAGAAGCGTTCTTTTGCACTTCTTCACGTCTTTGATCAGGAAACTACGCAAAAACCCACAAACCCAACTAACAACTACCaactaaaataaaaaatcaacaaCTACCCATACAACAAAAAAGAagactgatatatatatatatataaagagagagagagtatgAAGTTGATTAAAGAACTCACAGATATATTGCAAGTAAAAATAGAGATCCAGTAAATAAGAGGAAGATTTTAATTTTGGGAGCTTTGTATATACTGAATGTTgggaagaagaaagaggaggagAAAGTAAACCCTAAAGATAAATCGGGAAATGGAAAGGGAGTGCTTTTTTACAACACACTCTTTGCTTAGCCCAAGGACTGTCCTAAAGTGCTAGACAGTAGTACatacttcattcattttcttctttgtttcctTCTCTCTCCAACTTTTGACAATATGAGATTTATGACATGATTTGGTTATTTCCGAGTTACTTCGTTACTCTTGGGGTTCACAAGGTCGGATCCCGAACCAAAGTGTGGTTATTTTGAACTCAAACGATAAAAATATATGGCAAAAAATATTGAgtatcattttatatatagcgcggttatttaCGGTACTATACTTTAACAGTACGTTTGTCCGTTAAGATATAGCGCAGTGAATTACCGCGCTATATTTGAATTCAAAATTGGCGGGAGGTATAGCGCATATATAGGAGGCGCCTCCTATATATGTGTTATATCTACTTAAAAAGCGGGCCATCTCCTTCCCCGACCAGAAATCAGCAGAAACGGTAAAAATCGATCCCCCTATATTTTAAGCAAAACAATTCCATTGGAGTCCACCCGTCCCACAAAAAGTGTATCTTCTCCTGTATTGTAGCAAGCTAACACCAGATCCAAGACGTTATCGTGTAGTGGATCTCGTATATTGCTCGTTTCGGCCCCCAAATTATCAAATTTTCACATTTTAAAAAactttaaatcgaggtattctgaCTTAATTTTTTGGAAAAACTCATGTATATAAAATGCTTAGTAGTTATTTTTTATTGTGGTCTATGTCATTTTGTAATCgttttgtgatttaattaatttgttattttttatccggattaaattatttatgtgctaaaaatTAGTAatagagataaattatgttatgaataattaatgttatatgtgattttaatgttgtacgtatattaatatgtgattttattgttgtttagtgcactttagtgttatgttgtgccctaaattgtaatgtagtgccctttagcttagtaaaactgataataaattttatCTTATggtagttgactttattcatGACTATTTAGAGTAGTGTTACTTTAGTAGAAAAATGTtggaaactaacatataaaatattaatatagaaaTTAATATCATTGAAATTATGAAATACTAACATATGAAATATTAGCATATGAAATtatctttgtagttattgaaattaatcatggtcatttaattatctgttaaccccaaaaatatctaaaaaaaaataatagttcaaatacaaactctctcgaattttagtcaacaaatgtaagaaaataacataaaaataactaattaaataaatacttattaattatatcatgtatagttatgaaaactaattatttaattctattatacccaaaaatagctgagtaagaaacaaacatataaaataataaactaacatataaaaaaataaactaacatataaaataatataataaactaacatataaaataataatataaaaaatgtattaacctaagtaataatatagaaaaaatatcgattaaatattaatataaaagatattgtaatatatttaaagatgttaaataattaaacagaaaaatactttaattaacattgttcaatttacaaacatcgtcatggaggttcccCCTGTGCATCGACCTACATCTCGA is drawn from Nicotiana tomentosiformis chromosome 12, ASM39032v3, whole genome shotgun sequence and contains these coding sequences:
- the LOC104116409 gene encoding exocyst complex component EXO70I, yielding MMTQMEKGIEHLISASKSLRVNFEKSKALGLSIEKAGPRFDEIIQRLPSLEAAIRPIRAQKDALGAVGGHINRAVVPATAVLKVFDAIHGLEKSLSDPQSDLPGYLGVLKRLEEALRFLGENCEMAIQWLADIVEYLEDHAVADGRFTSSMKEALTSLRELHGGEEKGRLDGGLLGVALDRLESEFRRLLVENTMPLPMSAPALPGEQACIAPSPLPVTVIQKLQAIIGRLIANNRLEKCISIYVEVRSSNVRASLQALNLDYLEISVSEFNDVQSIESHIAQWGKHLEFAVKHLFEAEYKLCNDVFERIGLDVWMSCFAKIAAQAGILAFLQFGKTVAESKKDPIKLLKLLDIFASLNKLRLDFNRLFGGVACVEIQNLTRDLIKSVIEGASEIFWELLVQVELQRQMPPPPDGSVPKLIIFITDYCNKLLGDDYKSILTQVLIIERSWKHEKFQERLLINELLNIMRSVDVNLETWSKAYEDVILSYVFLMNNHWHLYKHLKGTKLGGLLGDSRLREHEQYKEYYSAFFLKESWGKLPALLSREGLILFSGGRATARDLVKKRLKAFNEAFDEMYKKQSNWVMLDKDLRDKTCQLIIQAIVPVYRSYMQNYGPLVEQEGSTKYVKYTAQSLEKMLSSLFHPKPVKHGSFKVRHPSGKFSNGISDQNQTSPTVK